The Vibrio bathopelagicus genomic sequence AATAAGCCTTTTAACGCAGACATGTTTCCATCAATGGCAGTAAGGTAGCTATAAATATGACGATCAAAATACTGCCAGCTCGGTTAGCTAACCAAATCGCAGCGGGTGAGGTGGTAGAAAGACCAGCTTCTGTTGTGAAAGAGTTGGTTGAGAACAGTTTGGATTCAGGTGCCACTCGTATCGATATTGATATCGAGAAAGGTGGCGCCAAGATGATCCGAGTTCGTGACAACGGCAAGGGCATCGTTAAAGATGAGCTTGCCTTGGCGCTGAGTCGTCATGCTACCTCGAAGATCCATACTCTAGATGACCTCGAGGCGATCGTCAGCCTTGGTTTTCGTGGTGAAGCGCTCGCGAGTATCAGCTCTGTTGCACGCTTAACCATGACTTCACGCCCTGCGACTCAAGATCAAGCTTGGGCAGCGCACAGTGAAGGTCGTGATATGCAGGTGAAACTGCAGCCTGCCGCGCATCCTATTGGTACTTCGGTTGAGGTGTTGGACCTGTTCTTCAACACACCAGCACGCCGCAAGTTCTTACGCACTGAGAAAACCGAATTCACGCATATTGATGAGCTGCTTAAACGTATCGCATTGAGTCGCTTTGATGTGACGATAAACCTGCGCCATAACGGTAAGATGATTCGTCAGTACCGCGCTGCAAAAACACAAGTTCAAGCAGAAAAACGCATCGCTGCGGTATGTGGAAATCCTTTTGTTCGTCATATGCTGAAGATTGAGTTAGAGCATCAAGGTCTAAAACTGCATGGCTGGATCACCACGCCAGAAGGGGCAAGACAACAAAGCGATCTACAGTACTGCTATGTGAATGGCCGTATGATGCGTGACAAGCTGATCAATCATGCGATTCGTCAAAGCTATGAAACTAGCCTGCGCCCAGACCAATTTGCGACGTATGTGTTGTTTATTGAATTAGACCCGCATCAAGTAGATGTGAATGTTCATCCAGCAAAGCATGAAGTGCGCTTCCATCAAGCCCGCCTTGTACACGACTTTATCTACCAAGCGTTGAGTGATGGCTTAGCACAAAGCAAACAAATTGATGCAGCACCAATTAATCAATCCGCATTTCATCAATCAGAAGCCCCAAATTATCAGCAAGATAGTTCGATGTCTGAAACAGGGGATGTTGCGACTTTCTCTGAACCAGAAAGCACCGCGACGACTAATTCGGATCAAACACAGATCTCTGAGAGGCTGCGACATGCCATTGAGCAGACGCCAGCCTACCCAAGAAAAGCCGAATCTGAGCAGGTTTATGATAACCCTCAGTGCAGCGTTAATGATGCTGGGCAACACTATGGCTCTCCAGAAAACCGAGGTTCATCGTCTAGCAGAGATTCGTCCTCTAAAATAGATCCGTCGGCTCGCGAAACCAGTTTTACAGGTTCTCCTCGTCAAGAGTGGACTGAGTCTCGACCTGCTCCGAGAAAAGAAAAAGAACCCAACCAACATCATGCCGAGCCAGCGCCTTCAAAGCGCGAAGTCAAAGCCTATAAAGAGCTGTTGAAAACGCCAGATTTTGATGTTCAAGTTGTAGCTCCATTATCTTCTCAAGAGCATGTGGCACCAGTACAAACCAGAGATAACATAGACAATATAGAAACTAAACCTGCTCAACAGAGTCCTGTTTATTCAAAGCCAAGAGCGCCTGTGACGGACTTGGGCAAAGCAGTCTCGGTAGTAGAACGCCAATATTTGGTGATGGGAAACAAAAACGGCAGCGTATTGGTGTCTTTAGCCAAAGCGGAATTACTACGTGTGATTGGCCAACTTGATACTCGAGAAGGGGCGTTAAAAAGCCAGCCGCTGTTGGTGCCTTTATCAATCAAATTGGGCGCTGATTTAGTCGGTGTCGCTAAGGCGCTAAGGCCAATGCTGTCCGTGCTTGGTATCGAGCTTAAAGCTAGGAATAACGAAGCGATAATGGTGATGGGAGTTCCTTCTCCTCTGAGGCAGCAAAACTTACAAATTTTGATCCCAGATCTGTTATCGTACGCGGCTTCAATAAACGCTCAGGTCTCGGAAACTCAAGGTCACAGCTTTTCTAACGATACGTTGCCATTACTGGTTAACTGGATCGGGATTCAAACTGCACAAGTAAAAAGCGACTACACTTTATCTGAAGCTGTTCAACTAGTTGGGGAACTTGAACAACTTTGGCATGGTCTACTTCCATTAGATGATCCAGAATTTGTTAATCCTATCGACTTTTCAGCGACCATCGCGGCTTTTATGGCTTAGTCGTTGATCGATTTAAAGACTTAAGTTTATTTACGGTTTAACTTTTTGCGACGACATTGATCTTCGCAACGATACGTATTTTTGCGACAAGAAAGCCCTTTGCTATAAAGCGCTATAACAGAGAAACCAATACAAAATATCATGACTGAAAAATTACCTTTAGCGTTGTTTTTAATGGGCCCAACGGCATCAGGAAAAACAGATTTAGCTATCCGCTTACGTCAGAAGTATCCGGTAGAGATCATCAGTGTCGATTCGGCATTGGTCTACAAAGACATGGATATCGGCACCGCTAAA encodes the following:
- the mutL gene encoding DNA mismatch repair endonuclease MutL, encoding MTIKILPARLANQIAAGEVVERPASVVKELVENSLDSGATRIDIDIEKGGAKMIRVRDNGKGIVKDELALALSRHATSKIHTLDDLEAIVSLGFRGEALASISSVARLTMTSRPATQDQAWAAHSEGRDMQVKLQPAAHPIGTSVEVLDLFFNTPARRKFLRTEKTEFTHIDELLKRIALSRFDVTINLRHNGKMIRQYRAAKTQVQAEKRIAAVCGNPFVRHMLKIELEHQGLKLHGWITTPEGARQQSDLQYCYVNGRMMRDKLINHAIRQSYETSLRPDQFATYVLFIELDPHQVDVNVHPAKHEVRFHQARLVHDFIYQALSDGLAQSKQIDAAPINQSAFHQSEAPNYQQDSSMSETGDVATFSEPESTATTNSDQTQISERLRHAIEQTPAYPRKAESEQVYDNPQCSVNDAGQHYGSPENRGSSSSRDSSSKIDPSARETSFTGSPRQEWTESRPAPRKEKEPNQHHAEPAPSKREVKAYKELLKTPDFDVQVVAPLSSQEHVAPVQTRDNIDNIETKPAQQSPVYSKPRAPVTDLGKAVSVVERQYLVMGNKNGSVLVSLAKAELLRVIGQLDTREGALKSQPLLVPLSIKLGADLVGVAKALRPMLSVLGIELKARNNEAIMVMGVPSPLRQQNLQILIPDLLSYAASINAQVSETQGHSFSNDTLPLLVNWIGIQTAQVKSDYTLSEAVQLVGELEQLWHGLLPLDDPEFVNPIDFSATIAAFMA